One Perca flavescens isolate YP-PL-M2 chromosome 16, PFLA_1.0, whole genome shotgun sequence genomic window, ATTTAATAAGTCACTCTCCATTCAACATCATTTTCTCTTTTAACTTAGAAATGCGTGACACATGCATTAATACTTTGCGccgttattttatatattttctgcAATAACTTTTCAAATGGTAATTCATGCTCAGTGCCTCCAGCTGTAATGAATCtgaatttgtatttattttgtttcttattCGTCTTAAGGTAGCTCTCTTCTCCAGCTATAAAAAGCAGCAGACTTTTTAATGGAATGAGCAAACTTCCTAATTGGTTGATTTTATAGCAAAGGCTTGGATAACATTTCCTACAGTTCTTAAAATTGTTGTTCTTTTCTGTATCTGATGTCCTGTGTGCTATTAGTGATGCAGCCATTGGGGTTATCTTGTGTTGCACACCTTTCCAACACTGCGAAAACGATCGCCCCACGGAAAAGCGCCCATGCTTGATATCGTATGGTTCATGACCAATATGTTTCCAGTACAGGTGACCCATGCATCAAAGTGTTGACTCATTCTctgcattgtatttttttttttttttttttgatctaTGAAAAGAGACCAAGGACAaatcagttttctttttgtttttgaaaaaaagttaatctttttattgaaaataataattcagATTGACTGAGAATAATAATTTAACAAAAGCAAAGTAAGGATGCTCGGTCTCCAGTAGTAGACAGTAGAACACTTGTAGGTTGTATAGGGAAGTGtatgctctctttctctctagaaTACAGTGGGCTAATTGTGCAGACATAGAGGAGACAGTGAGAAGAGTCCCTCTATTGCCTTCACTAATCTCTGCTTCTGTCCTGCAGGGAAAATCCCAGAAGAGGCCAAAGCTTTGTCACTTTTGGCACCTGCCACCCCAGTACCCAGTCTGATTCCTGGAGGGGGGCTGCTACCAATTCCTACTCCAGCGCCGCTTCAGAATGTGAGTCGGCATCTTGTGGCCCTCTTGTTGTCTCGTCTGTTTGCCTGTTATGTAATGGTTCATTTCCACAGCATGGTTCAACTGGACACACTTTTGTTACCAATACTTTtctctatattttttttttcttcccactgGGGATAGTAGTGTAGGCGGGATTCTCACCTGATCGCCTTAGGGTGACATCATCTTCAAGGCGACACACTTGCTGGATCCTTTTATCAACAACAATGTCTGCATTTTGCAATTGTACAGCGTAGTGAATGGCGTAGTTTTGCAGGctgccattttattttaaatctgtGTCGAGTGAATAAAAAAATTGCGGATGCTATTGACAGTAGCttggctatttaaaaatggcaggtTTGCGCAGGATGTCCCTTGTCGCCCTAGTAGAtggttctctctgaccaataagtggtctgcagtgttttaagtCCTTTTTAGTATCGGCTCAgcacacaaaagaaaagaccGGGTACTAACCACAACTTTTCTGAAAGGTCCCATGgcttgaaaatgtcactttatgaggttttttaacattaatgagttcccccagcctgcctatgctcccccagtggctagaaatggtgataggtgtaaaccgagccctgggtatcctgctctgcctttgagaaaatgaaagctcagatgggccgatctggaatcttctccttatgaggtcataaggagcaaggttacctcccctttctctgctttgcccgcccagagaatttggcccacccagagagagagagagagagagagagagagagagagagagacttcattgctttcaaacgagcaaagtggcagttggtcaaggccccaccctccaccttgccccccctctctcctcctcaatagctacagacacagaaatggcacatcgtAAGGAATGcgcattgtgggactggctctagtggctgtaaggctgaatttcgggaaagagacttcagatacagtattaggggaccactaaggtctatataaaagagacttcagatacagtattaggggaccactaaggtctatataagagagacttcagatacagtattaggggaccactaaggcctatataaaagagacttcagatacagtatcaggggaccactaaggtctatataaaagagacttcagatacagtatcaggggaccactaaggtctatataaaagagacttcagatacagtattaggggaccactaaggtctgtataaaagagacttcagatacagtattaggggaccactaaggtctatataaaagagacttcagatacattattaggggaccactaaggtctatataaaagagacttcagatacattattaggggaccactaaggtctatataagagagacttcagatacagtattaggggaccactaaggcctatataaaagagacttcagatacagtatcaggggaccactaaggtctatataaaagagacttcagatacagtatcaggggaccactaaggtctatataaaagagacttcagatacagtattaggggaccactaaggtctgtataaaagagacttccgatacagtatcaggggaccactaaggtctatataaaggcatccaaagagcaccatgtcacgggacctttaataaaAGAGTTAGCTGTGTAGAGCCGTGCTGTGCCGTTCGGTGGAAATGCGGCATTAGTAaaactgtgtgtatatgtgtgtattttacaCCTGCAGCTGAACCTTCCCGTAGTGAATCGGCTGTCGGCTGCTCTGGACCCCACAGCATCATTGCTCTCCCAGCCCCCCCTCATGGGAAATGTGGATCCCTCAAAAGTCGATGAGATCAGGAGGACCGTTTACGTTGGCAACTTGAACTCACAGGTAACATAATGTCAAATCTGTGTTTACACTTAATAtagtgagtatttacagcagcagggtGGTGTATGTGTCTGTTGCACATGTTAGTGTGgctcatttgtgtgtttttattaagttttcaGACAACAGAGGTATAAGATATATCACACTGTGGGGAGTACACAGGCAATATTTCTTCGCAAGATTAATTATTCTCAATTTGTTCGTAAGAAACAATaggaaaaatacagaatatcaCCGGACTCATCTTTTAATTAGCaaccatcttttttttatttgccagCAATCATTTCCCTCATTCATATTGTATTGTAAGATGCCTTATTTCAGTCTTATTTTTTAGCCGTCCATAAGTATTCGTGACAGATGTGAACAAATTATAGTTTGAACTAATAATGGTCAGAGGAAATTGTTTGTTCATAAGCTCTTTGTGACCACTAGAAAACATATATAAAGCCTTGAGGtgaattttcatttttgttgttggacCATGTAACGCTGATGATGTGGGATACCCAATCACAAAAATAGGGCCGATTGAATAAGTTAACTCTCAACCTGATTGATTTAGGCCCAAGAGAATTAAGATAAATTACAACTTGAACGTGTTGTAATTTATCGGAAAGCCTCAATGTAGTTCAGGCAGAGTCTGAAAGCTTTACGTTCTGTAGCTGCAACTTTGTTGTCATTCAgtccaatttatttatttactttcattCTGCAGACCACCACTGCAGACCAACTGTTGGAGTTCTTCAAGCAAGTGGGAGATGTGAAGTTTGTGCGAATGGCTGGAGACGAGACTCAGCCGACACGCTTCGCCTTTGTAGAGTTTGTCGAGCAGGATTCCGTCGTCAGAGCCCTGACCTTCAACGGAATCATGTTTGGAGACCGACCCCTGAAGtatgtatttttaaattttttaaaagaCCATTCTACAGAGCAGCACAATGAAGTCCACGGCAGACATTATAACTCAAGAAATGTGTAATTTATTTACTCCGAATATAGTTCTCAAAGAAAAAGATGTGCTCAAAATGACACTAAATCACGACAAAGAACAAAATACCTGTTAGTGATTTGTCAGTTGAtactttatttctgtcttcCAGGGTTAATCATTCCAATAACGCCATAGTAAAACCCCCAGAGATGACGCCGCAGGCTGCTGCTAAGGAGCTAGAAAGTGTGATGAAGAGGGTGAGAGAGGCCCAGAATACCATTGCTGCTGCCATAGAACCAGGTACAACATTTAGATTTTCTGCATGTATCAAGTTTTAGATTAATGGAGTTGTTCTGATGCTGAGGCTGCTTCTCCTCCTCTAGCGGACATAAAGAAGCTTTCTTCCAGTCGGTCTATAAGGTCACGGCGGTCACGCTCGCGGTCACGCTCCCGCTCACACTCGAGAACGCACAGGAAAAGGTCCCGTTCGAAACACAGGTGCCCAACTAATACTCAGAGCTTTGAGATTTCACTTGCACAATGTTGTGATCATATGATCGCGATTTCCAgtcactgactttttttctttcttttctttttctccatccTGTTGAAGCAGACCGGCGCCAAAGTTGTGTCCGAGGACTGACTCCCACAATTCCCGAAGCAGCCACAAGAGGCGTTCTCGCTCCAGAGACAAGAGACGCAGTCGCAGTCGCTCTAGGTATGTTggaaacaaacaacatataaGCAGTGTTGGGCAAAAACGCATTACTTAGTAATATATTACTAGAATATTATTACTTTCCACAGTAACGAGTAGTGTAGGGGGTTTCAATTTCCAAAACAGTAACGCTGCGTTATTGCATTACCCGAATGTGATTTGTTTTATGTCCAAGTAGGCTTTCTTATATGATGACGTGACATGTAGACTTGTTGTAATTTAGTGCGCAGCAGGCCAGGGCAGGTCACACCTGCTACTAGCTTAAAAGCTAAATGAAGGATTGGAAGATGATGGAGAGAGGAATACTTTGAACAGCTGGAAAGTTTTGTCATTATATAAAGGCTTTGGTCCGAGTGGGAAGATCGATGACATTTAGCATGTGACTGTTAGCAGACCAGAGCAGCGTCCCTCCCCTTTCTCGCTGTGTGCACAGAGGCCGAGCAAGTAACTGTAGTTTTGGGACTCTGCATCGCCAGGTCCTTTTACGTAATGTAAGCCTATGTGAAACTCGGCCAAAAAACTTGACTCCTGCTGTAAGGTGAATTATTGTTCCAAGAATGTAGAATGAGTTCTGAAGGAGCTGGCAGGTTGGTGCGTTTTTGTTTTGGGGCTGCAAAACTAATATAGTAACGCaactaattacttttgataTTATGTAATAAGCAACGTAAATTTGTCAATACTTTTTTAAGGAGTAATCAGTAAAGAGTAACATATTacacttgcccaacactgcatATAAGGCATTGATGTCCAAATCATCTATTTTACGACCAAATAGTGTTCAGACGTCTAGCTGGATGTGCAACACCGTCTGCCTTCTGTAGTTTAATTGAAGATATTACAGTCCTGCAATAATTCAGTTAATCACATAATGTAATAATTATCAAGAAAACTAAATCTAATCCACTCTGGTGTTATCCCTGCCCTGAGCAGTAGGGTTCACCAGGTACTTAATGAGTCTAGTAGGTGCCTGGATTTGGCTCCTTTGTGCTGCATCTGGCATCATGGGGGAAAAATGTATCTTATTATCTCAAAAACCTTTTAATACAATAAGGTGTACATTAATGGATTTGTATCACTTTTCTGACccatttatgtttttgtgtccttAATGCATGTACTCtcacactgcttttttttttttttttttccgtaaGTAGCTCATATTGTCTCCACAAAAGGTAGTTAATCCAGTTAATGTGGTGTTATCAGGGCTCACAGGAGGAAGAGTAGGGATCGGTCCTGGAGCCCTCGGAGGAAAGTCAGATCACCGTCACCAAAAAGGTAAGTCCATCAATTCTTATCCTCCTAAACGGTTTTGTTCATCCCATGTCTTTCCTATGTTTGTGGATTTACAACCATGTGTGGACAATACGTATCAGTGATtttgtagtctcgctttgccagaccatccacacgctgcgaaGCGGAGGAGGGTTTGGCTACTCTACACAGCATTCTgcgatgggagaaaaacgtgctctggtttattggcatttcttcaaaccaatctcAATCGTagtgggcggcgctaagctctgctcagagcctccgtgaaatagttgtgcgagagaaaactcagattggacagatggtctagcttgctgtctcaatttaccatacAGAGAtatgaggagcagtcaaccatagtcctcataaatccactgaatttaaaattccaacacaaagaaaacatacatgcgtccggcagaatttcctgcggcaccggaacGTCAAGGATCTAGACTAGTGATTTTGTGACTGCAAGATTgtgattgtttctttttttttgttgcgtTGGTTTCTTTTAGAGGTAAGAAAGACAAGAGGAGGGAGCGCAGCAGGGACAGAAAGGGCCGCTCTACATCCAGAAAGAGGAGCCGCAAGGACGAGGACCGGCTAAAGAGCAGGGCCAAGCCAATGAAGGTAATAATAAAGCTTACACTTTCAAACACTCCCCTGTTTAGATACTCACTGTTACCAAAATCTGCTGAACAGTTCCTCCTGGTCGAGCAGGAAAATAAAGCTGTTGTACTACTGATAATTTAATGAGCCAAGCTTTGTCGCACTAAAAGACTGCTCAGGTTTGAGTGGAAGAATAGGGGTCTGTCCCTGCTGCATGTCAGCAAATCTCTGCTTTCCTGTCCTTAACAGATCAACTTTACAGTCCCCTCAGTaaagttgtttattttgtgaAGGTTTTCACTATGAAACTCGAGTATCAAACCGCATGAACACTGACCTACTTTTTAAAGTTTACCGTAAAGATTGCAACGGTGCTAGCCGTGAGATAAAAGGTGACACATTTTAGACTTATCACACTGCATCTTTCCTGTTGATAACAATCGGAACATTTGTTCAGCAACACCACAGACAACACTGGTACAAAATGCTTCTTTTTGGAGTTGCATTGGAGAGTGCGTACAGTCTTGGCGTGTTCTCAAGTTCACAGTTAACTTAAGTGATAGTCCACCCTAAAAAATGTTTA contains:
- the srek1 gene encoding splicing regulatory glutamine/lysine-rich protein 1 isoform X2 yields the protein MVHDQYVSSTGKIPEEAKALSLLAPATPVPSLIPGGGLLPIPTPAPLQNLNLPVVNRLSAALDPTASLLSQPPLMGNVDPSKVDEIRRTVYVGNLNSQTTTADQLLEFFKQVGDVKFVRMAGDETQPTRFAFVEFVEQDSVVRALTFNGIMFGDRPLKVNHSNNAIVKPPEMTPQAAAKELESVMKRVREAQNTIAAAIEPADIKKLSSSRSIRSRRSRSRSRSRSHSRTHRKRSRSKHRPAPKLCPRTDSHNSRSSHKRRSRSRDKRRSRSRSRAHRRKSRDRSWSPRRKVRSPSPKRGKKDKRRERSRDRKGRSTSRKRSRKDEDRLKSRAKPMKVQRDYDREEKEDYVSDREDSVTLSEDMMSSPSTQHNGSYKTHNEYASMGADRTK
- the srek1 gene encoding splicing regulatory glutamine/lysine-rich protein 1 isoform X1, with protein sequence MSGIPGTAVVQVTNLSSAVSSEQMRTLFGFLGDIEELRLYPPDNAPLSFSSKVCYIKYRDPSSVGVAQHLTNTVFIDRALIVVPCAEGKIPEEAKALSLLAPATPVPSLIPGGGLLPIPTPAPLQNLNLPVVNRLSAALDPTASLLSQPPLMGNVDPSKVDEIRRTVYVGNLNSQTTTADQLLEFFKQVGDVKFVRMAGDETQPTRFAFVEFVEQDSVVRALTFNGIMFGDRPLKVNHSNNAIVKPPEMTPQAAAKELESVMKRVREAQNTIAAAIEPADIKKLSSSRSIRSRRSRSRSRSRSHSRTHRKRSRSKHRPAPKLCPRTDSHNSRSSHKRRSRSRDKRRSRSRSRAHRRKSRDRSWSPRRKVRSPSPKRGKKDKRRERSRDRKGRSTSRKRSRKDEDRLKSRAKPMKVQRDYDREEKEDYVSDREDSVTLSEDMMSSPSTQHNGSYKTHNEYASMGADRTK